In one window of Ruminococcus albus AD2013 DNA:
- a CDS encoding site-specific integrase: MKADNVEKLFARLSKKVGYKVHPHMLRHGFATEKLEAGWQMVDIQAYLRHKNLSSTQIYATYSDELKKNNFIMLVPK; the protein is encoded by the coding sequence ATGAAGGCAGACAATGTTGAGAAGCTCTTTGCCAGACTTTCTAAGAAAGTAGGCTATAAAGTACATCCTCATATGTTACGACACGGTTTTGCAACTGAAAAACTTGAAGCTGGATGGCAGATGGTTGATATCCAGGCATATTTGCGGCATAAGAATTTATCCTCTACACAGATTTATGCTACATACAGTGATGAACTAAAAAAGAACAACTTCATCATGCTAGTCCCGAAATGA
- a CDS encoding carbohydrate binding domain-containing protein, whose amino-acid sequence MKHSKMKKVLSATVALMMIGASIPLTVNAAGFDWSGFAGGFGTTGNENIGSDAGNGGNAQSGLNAKIKNDMPTTVPGGVEQTSRCKVENKTYYCKFTGKNKKCNVILPPNYISSKKYPVMFVLHGIMGSENDMVSGMGVQELMTGLMSSGKAEEFIVVTPNMFTSKTMNGPSGINQQTCAEYDNFLYDVTESLLPFIKENYSVKDGRENTAITGFSMGGREAIYCGLMRPDVFGYVGGACPAPGITPGQDSFMVHPGCMQESEMKFRNVGPEPDVFMITGGTNDGVVGTFPQQYSQILTRNGVNHVYQSIPGGGHDANSVKPHLYTFMRYAFKGSDSSSSGSGSEEIKPIEPDQNGWYFHCGFEGTSDGFTGRGSASVASSSDTASAGSSSLYVSGRQSAWNGAIYTLDSTTFKAGNAYSFSAMVSYLSGDATDKFHFTMQYTDASGTTNYTKIATETVSKGKWVQLANKNFTIPAGASNVQIYVETDSSTTSFYVDEVIGAPAGTTINANGNNGGSTNPYQPEYTYPTNIKVNYSTQYHQVQFTWSAVPNAQNYGIAVYLAGKWRIQTQSISGSITSYVTPKNLTPGMSYKVAIAAKVNGKWDVNNAIKNAVTVTVR is encoded by the coding sequence ATGAAACATTCAAAAATGAAGAAGGTTCTCAGTGCAACTGTTGCATTGATGATGATAGGTGCTTCTATACCTCTCACCGTTAATGCTGCGGGCTTCGACTGGAGCGGATTCGCAGGCGGATTCGGTACCACAGGCAACGAGAACATCGGCTCAGATGCAGGCAACGGAGGCAACGCTCAGTCAGGTCTCAATGCTAAGATCAAGAACGATATGCCTACCACAGTGCCCGGCGGTGTTGAACAGACAAGCCGCTGCAAAGTCGAGAACAAGACCTACTACTGCAAGTTCACAGGCAAGAACAAAAAGTGCAACGTTATCCTGCCCCCGAACTATATCTCAAGCAAGAAATACCCTGTAATGTTCGTTCTCCATGGTATCATGGGAAGCGAAAACGATATGGTAAGCGGCATGGGCGTTCAGGAACTGATGACAGGTCTTATGTCATCAGGTAAGGCTGAGGAGTTCATCGTTGTAACTCCTAATATGTTCACAAGTAAGACTATGAACGGTCCCAGCGGTATCAATCAGCAGACCTGTGCAGAGTACGATAACTTCCTCTATGACGTTACAGAAAGCCTTCTGCCTTTCATAAAGGAGAATTATTCTGTAAAAGATGGCAGAGAAAATACTGCTATCACAGGTTTCTCCATGGGCGGCCGTGAGGCTATCTACTGCGGACTTATGCGCCCCGATGTATTCGGTTATGTAGGCGGTGCTTGCCCTGCTCCCGGTATCACACCAGGTCAGGACAGCTTCATGGTTCACCCCGGCTGTATGCAGGAAAGCGAAATGAAGTTCAGAAACGTAGGTCCCGAGCCTGATGTATTCATGATCACAGGCGGTACAAACGACGGCGTTGTTGGTACTTTCCCGCAGCAGTACAGCCAGATACTCACCAGAAACGGTGTTAACCACGTTTATCAGTCTATCCCCGGCGGCGGACATGATGCTAACTCTGTAAAGCCTCATCTTTATACTTTCATGAGATATGCTTTCAAGGGTTCCGACAGCAGCAGCAGTGGCAGCGGCAGTGAAGAGATCAAGCCTATCGAGCCCGATCAGAATGGTTGGTACTTCCATTGTGGATTTGAAGGTACTTCCGATGGCTTCACAGGAAGAGGTTCCGCAAGCGTAGCTTCCAGCAGCGATACTGCATCCGCAGGCAGCAGCTCACTGTATGTATCAGGAAGACAGAGCGCATGGAACGGTGCAATCTATACACTTGATTCCACTACATTCAAGGCAGGCAATGCGTACAGCTTCAGTGCTATGGTATCCTACCTCAGCGGTGATGCAACTGATAAGTTCCACTTCACTATGCAGTATACCGATGCAAGCGGAACGACAAATTACACAAAGATCGCTACTGAAACAGTTTCAAAGGGCAAGTGGGTACAGCTTGCAAATAAGAACTTTACGATCCCCGCTGGCGCATCAAATGTTCAGATCTATGTTGAGACTGACAGCTCTACCACTTCATTCTACGTTGATGAAGTGATCGGTGCACCAGCAGGTACAACCATAAATGCAAACGGTAATAACGGCGGTTCCACCAACCCTTATCAGCCCGAATATACTTATCCTACAAATATCAAAGTGAACTACAGCACTCAGTATCATCAGGTGCAGTTCACATGGAGCGCAGTTCCCAATGCACAGAACTACGGTATCGCAGTTTATCTGGCAGGCAAATGGAGGATCCAGACCCAGTCAATCTCAGGTTCGATTACATCTTATGTAACTCCTAAGAACCTGACACCTGGCATGAGCTACAAAGTAGCTATCGCTGCAAAGGTAAACGGAAAATGGGACGTAAATAACGCAATCAAAAATGCTGTCACCGTTACTGTAAGGTAA
- a CDS encoding transposase, which yields MWNPSYFVATVSDRSLKQVTDYINSQKNK from the coding sequence ATATGGAATCCATCGTATTTTGTAGCAACTGTAAGCGACAGAAGTCTTAAACAGGTAACAGATTACATTAATTCTCAAAAAAACAAGTAG
- a CDS encoding IS200/IS605 family element transposase accessory protein TnpB, with translation MQIYTTYSVKIKHYNNIFKETVIVYRHAVDYLIKVCLDKWDNIVTFKGVSRLTYIETLIHATKDNPDPIYDFDNKFYKMPSYLRRGAINEAIGKVSSYKSNLDNWIKDPVGREPSYPKAGYSFPSMYRTGMYNQTGDYTAQIKVYIRNTWDWITINLKKSDMDYIYRHCSFRKQCAPTLQKRGKEWFLDFPFEEKVKLADISVYEQTIVAVDLGINTAATISVMRSDGTILGRHFCKLTKETDHLMHCVNRIKKAQQHGNYKTPRLWAKAKGINHDIATKTAACIVDIAVLYNADVIVFEHLDKNGKVRGSKKQKLKLWRSQEVQSIVTNKAHRLGMRVSHICAWNTSRLAYDGSGFVLRGKFGGFNTYELCKFQNGKTYNCDLSASYNIGARYFIREILKSLDENSRLLIEAKVPQCCKRSTCTFSTLVNLNAEFIAQTA, from the coding sequence ATGCAGATATATACGACTTATAGCGTTAAGATCAAGCATTACAACAACATCTTTAAAGAGACCGTTATCGTATACAGACATGCTGTAGATTACCTTATCAAAGTATGTCTTGATAAATGGGATAACATTGTTACATTCAAAGGGGTGAGTAGACTCACATATATTGAAACACTGATCCATGCTACAAAAGATAATCCCGATCCAATTTATGACTTTGATAACAAATTCTATAAGATGCCAAGCTATCTGCGCCGTGGTGCTATTAACGAGGCTATAGGCAAGGTATCATCTTACAAAAGCAATCTCGATAACTGGATCAAAGATCCGGTCGGAAGAGAACCGTCGTATCCAAAAGCAGGTTATTCATTCCCGTCAATGTATCGTACAGGAATGTACAATCAGACCGGTGATTATACTGCCCAGATCAAAGTCTACATCCGTAATACATGGGACTGGATAACGATAAACCTTAAAAAGTCTGATATGGATTATATATACAGACATTGCAGTTTTCGCAAGCAATGCGCTCCAACACTTCAAAAACGAGGCAAGGAGTGGTTTTTGGACTTTCCGTTTGAGGAAAAGGTCAAACTTGCAGATATATCTGTGTATGAACAGACCATTGTTGCTGTAGACCTTGGAATAAACACCGCTGCTACGATTTCCGTAATGCGTTCAGATGGCACTATTCTTGGAAGGCATTTTTGTAAGCTTACCAAAGAAACAGACCATCTGATGCATTGTGTTAACCGTATAAAAAAAGCTCAGCAGCATGGTAACTATAAAACACCAAGGCTTTGGGCAAAAGCCAAAGGAATCAATCACGACATTGCCACTAAAACTGCTGCCTGCATCGTAGATATAGCCGTTCTTTATAATGCAGATGTTATTGTATTCGAGCATTTAGACAAGAACGGTAAGGTCCGCGGTTCTAAAAAGCAGAAACTCAAGCTGTGGCGCAGTCAGGAAGTTCAGTCTATTGTAACGAATAAAGCTCACAGACTAGGTATGAGAGTAAGCCATATCTGTGCATGGAATACGTCACGCCTTGCCTACGATGGCAGTGGTTTTGTACTTCGTGGTAAATTCGGTGGTTTCAATACCTATGAGCTATGCAAATTTCAAAATGGCAAGACCTACAACTGTGATCTATCTGCTTCGTATAATATAGGGGCAAGATATTTCATACGTGAAATATTAAAATCCTTGGATGAGAATTCAAGGTTGCTCATTGAGGCTAAAGTCCCTCAATGCTGTAAGAGAAGCACCTGCACGTTCTCTACCTTAGTTAACCTGAATGCGGAATTTATTGCTCAAACAGCATAA